In Leptotrichia sp. oral taxon 221, the DNA window TAAATTTAAAGTAGTGGATGCGATAATTACAAATTTTCATTTACCAAAATCAACATTGATAATGTTAGTTTCGGCATTTGGAGGAAAAGAATTGATAGATGCAGCATATAAAAAGGCTATAGAAGAAAAATATAGATTTTATAGTTTTGGAGATTCGATGCTAATATATTAATTTTTTTCACATTATGTTTGAAATTATTTAAATAAAATAAAAATAACAGAAAATTCCCACTTGTTAATTAAAATGAGTGGGAATTTTAGCAAATATTAGAATAATTTATAGAGAGGAGTTTTAGAAAATAAAAGTATTTTCTATATTTAATATGAAAAAAATTTTTTTGAAATTATTTGTGATAATGATATTTTTGATTATGAGTTCTTTTATTTTCGCAGAAAAAAGTCAATTTTTAGCTGTTGGAAATGTTAAAATTGTTAGAGAAGAGCCGTTAGTTATAAAGAGAGAGGATATAAATATTACGATTGAGAAGGATAAAACTATAAAAGTTGAGAATTTGTACACATTTAAAAATATTGGAAATTACAATGTGAAATCGACATTTATGTTTTGGTTGGACCAAAATCTTGAAAATCCTACAAAAGATTATAGTAACGCAAATAAAAATAATCGAGGGAAATATCTAAAAAATTTAAAATTTTATTCAGATTATGACAAATCACAAAATTTAAGAGCTGTAATAAATTTTGATGAAAATATTTACGAAAATCAAAAAAACGATAATGTTCAAAGGGAATGGTTTGCAGTATCGAAAGTATTGGAATCGCAAAAGGAAGGTAAATTGAATGTTTATTATGATTTAGTAAATACAGATTTTTCTAGAACTAAAAAATTTATTTATAGTTTCAATCTAGTAAACAATTTTTTTAATAAAAATAAAGCAGAAATTTTGTATGTAAATATTTACAATAAATCAAATTATCCAATTGAAAATATCGAATTTAAAGGTTATAATTTTAAAAATGTTACTAAGAAAAATGATAGAGCAAAACATTATGAATTGTTAGTTGGGGATGTTAATTTGGAAGATAATTTGGTGATTAGATTTAAATAGTTTTTTTGAAAATAGATAAAGAGATTGGGAAAGAGAATCAAAAAAAGAAAGGAAATTAGAATGAGAGTAACTGCAGGAACATTGAAAAATAGGAAAATAAAGTCAAGAGAAGGGAGAGAGACTCGTCCTACATTGGAGAGAATTAAGGAAGCAATTTTTAGTATTATAGAAGATAAGGTTGTGGATGCTAAATTTTTAGATTTGTATTCAGGGACTGGAAATATTGCGATTGAAGCGTTGAGTCGTGGTGCGAAAAGAGCTGTTATGATTGAGCAAGACAAAGAGGCATTACGGATAATTATTGATAATATTGATACTTTGGGATTGACAAATGTGAGTAGGGCCTATAAAAATGATGTTTCAAGAGCAATTGAAATTTTAGGAAGAAAAAATGAGAAATTTGATATTATTTTTTTGGATCCACCGTACAAGGAAAATATATCAATATCAACTATTGAAAAAGTATCTGAAAATAATATTTTAGCTGAAGGTGGAATAATTATTTCAGAACACAGTATCTATGAAAAAATGCCTGAAAAAATAGGAAATTTCGTGAAATATGATGAAAGAAATTACAATAAAAAAATAGTAACTTTTTATTGTTATGAATAATTTTTGTGAAAATAAATAAAAATGCAACTATTTATTTAAATAAAAAGAAGGGAAGTAATAGAAATGGCAGGAAAAAAACAAACTTATGAAGAAAATATTGAACAAATTGATGAGATTTTGGAAAAATTGGAAAATGGAGAATTATCGTTGGAAGATTCGATAAATGAGTATGAGAAGGCGATAAAATTGATTAAAGAATCAGAAAAATTGTTGGAAATTGGGGAAGGGAAAGTTTTAAAAGTTTTAGAAAAAAATGGAAAACTTGAAACTGAAAATTTAGATTAAAAAAGTTTTTGATAAAAAAAGAGGATTTTATTGAAAAAATTTAAAATTGTGTTTTAAAAATTATTTTAGAAAATGGTGTGAGTGCTTATGTTGAAAAAATATTTGAGTGAGAAGAAAGAGATTGTAGAGGGAAATTTACAAAAAAAATTACAAAAGTATGAATATCCTGATGAATTGGCAGAAGGTATGGAATATGCTGTAATGAATGGTGGAAAGCGGATTCGTCCGATTTTGATGTATATGATTTGTGATTTGTTTGGGAAGGAATATGAAGCGGTGGAAGATGTGGCGGTAGCATTGGAGTTTATTCATTGCTATTCGCTTGTACACGACGATTTACCTGCAATGGATGATGATATGTATCGACGTGGGAAATTGACGACGCATGTAAAATATGGTGAGGCACCAGCGATTTTAGTTGGAGATGTACTTTTAACGGAAGCGTTTAATGTGATTTCAAATTCTGATAAAATTAGTGATAAAAGTAAAGTGGAAATTATCTTGAAATTATCTAAATATGCAGGATTTTACGGAATGGTTGGTGGACAATTT includes these proteins:
- the xseB gene encoding exodeoxyribonuclease VII small subunit; its protein translation is MAGKKQTYEENIEQIDEILEKLENGELSLEDSINEYEKAIKLIKESEKLLEIGEGKVLKVLEKNGKLETENLD
- a CDS encoding polyprenyl synthetase family protein, with amino-acid sequence MLKKYLSEKKEIVEGNLQKKLQKYEYPDELAEGMEYAVMNGGKRIRPILMYMICDLFGKEYEAVEDVAVALEFIHCYSLVHDDLPAMDDDMYRRGKLTTHVKYGEAPAILVGDVLLTEAFNVISNSDKISDKSKVEIILKLSKYAGFYGMVGGQFVDIKSENQIIEKSEKGVAEARKTLSYIHQHKTGKLLTAAIELPLIALGIEGEKKKKLIEYSELIGIAFQIKDDILDIEGDFLETGKESNDEENHKMTYPSLYGLEKSKEMLSEYLKKANEIIEKYFDGNELFVELTDYFGNRKK
- the rsmD gene encoding 16S rRNA (guanine(966)-N(2))-methyltransferase RsmD codes for the protein MKKRKEIRMRVTAGTLKNRKIKSREGRETRPTLERIKEAIFSIIEDKVVDAKFLDLYSGTGNIAIEALSRGAKRAVMIEQDKEALRIIIDNIDTLGLTNVSRAYKNDVSRAIEILGRKNEKFDIIFLDPPYKENISISTIEKVSENNILAEGGIIISEHSIYEKMPEKIGNFVKYDERNYNKKIVTFYCYE